The sequence below is a genomic window from Ovis canadensis isolate MfBH-ARS-UI-01 breed Bighorn chromosome 1, ARS-UI_OviCan_v2, whole genome shotgun sequence.
AAAGCATGAGAGTATGAGGCCGAGGGGTCCCATGAGCCCGGAACTGAATGGCGGGGGGCGGGACCGGCCAGTGGCCAAATGGAAGCGCCCAGGTCTGTGCTTCATTTCTTTGCAGAACTGTCCAAGGGTGCTGACATTCGCCCCTATCTCAAGAAGCGTCAGAATATCTTTCTCTAGCTGTCTCCCTACCTGTCCCTCTATCTCTTGAATGTTTCTGTTGCTTATCTCTCTTTCATTcatacattcaacaaatatttattgaggctcTACTACGTCCCTGttggtctttctctctcttttcttcctgtcaCCGAGTCTCTGCCCTGAACCAGCTCCCTGTCCCTGATATTCTCCTTTGCGTCCCTGCCTCCGTCTTTGCTGTCTGTGGGCCTCTCTGGAGCGGCCTCTATGGCTCTCCCTTTCTCCAAGCCTCTCTCCCATCTCATTCTAACATCTCTTTCTCGGCTTCTGGATTCCTCTCTTTCTCACTGTCTCACTCCCTTTCACCTCTCGGTGAATCCAGTCTCTGTTCATCCCCCCTTTCGGTGTGCGTCTCCCTCTCACTCCATTTCTGTATGTCTCGCTTTCGGCGGGTCTCTCGCGCTTCTCCGCCGCTGCAGATCAATAAAccttcgccgccgccgccgccgctgtcgcagggaggaggggcggggaTGTGGGGCGCGCTGATTTTCTCCCACCCGACGCCAGCCGGAGAAGCCCGGAGCCGAATCCCTAGCTGGCGAGACCCAGTCCGGTGGGGTGCGGAGGCCCAGGGCGCCAGAGGGGTGCGGGGGTGTCACCGTGCACGCGCCGCCCCGCGAGCGTTCTCGCCAACCACCCATCCCAGCCCGGGCGCGCGGACCCCACGCCGCGCACACGTGGTCCGGCCTCGCCTGCTGGGGTGAGTGGCGCGCAGCCTCGGGGGCGCGCGCTAGAGGGAAGAACAGGGGTCCGGTGTCTTTTTCCCTCCTCCACTTCCGTTGCTCTGCATCTTGGCGTttagaggtggggggcagggattTAACAAGTTCAGGATCTCTTGGGATCCTTTCCTTACTCCCTGGTCTTGTTAGACACCCTGTTTACCAGCCCCTAATTGCCCCGGGGGGAGAGGTTTGCTCCTTCCCGGTTCCCCCGCCGCCCATCCCACGAGGCTCCGGCAGACAGGGCACAGAAGGAGTGGAAGAGAGGGGTCGGAATGTGCACTGGGGGCGGCGAAAGCCAGGTTGAGGGGCACCCCTCCAGGTGGGGTGTGCTGACTCTCGCCTTTCTGCGAGGGAAGTGGGAGGCTAGCAGGGGATGAAGTGAGGAAGGGTAGAGAACTGTTTGAAGGGGCAGGCGCGACCCAGCCCCCAGAGCCCAGCCTGCCCGGCTCTcccgcgggggcggggtggggcggggtgtggCTCGAGGTTAGGGAGGCGCGGCCCTGAAGGAGAGGTTAGCTGTGGAGCTAAGCCGGGGCCTAGCGGCACCTCCCTCTTTACTGCCCAAACTGGGAGGATGACAGATTCAATTAAAGCGCCCAAGCCAAGCAGACACCTCAGGTCTCCCAGGAGTTGTGGCTGGGTTTTCCTGGCAGCCAGCCTTTTGCCCCCAGTCCACCAGCTACCAACTGGGCACAGTCATTCCCCCAGCAGTTCTTTCTCCCACATGCCCAGCAGGAAGGGTAGGGGCATTTCAGGGGCGATTCACGCCACTCAGCCCAGGGTGTGTTGCAGGAAAACTACGCAGTGCCCTAGGGAGGCACTGCTTCAGGGCTGGAAACCCGGTGAGGCTCAAGGACAGAGGCCTCGAGTGGCTGTGCAGCTGCCCCTGGTCTGGCACTGGGGACCCCCTCCTCAAAGCCTGTGGGAACAGTAGACTTTGAGCTTGTGGATAGAGAGGTAAAGctggggtggcagctgggagctAGGCCTGGTATAACCCGTTTTCCTGCTCCCAGTGCCCCAGGCCGAGACTCCTGCCCACCTGGGTGCCAGGGCCAGGGAGGAGCCAGAGTGACCCATCACTCCCATGGGAACCGAGTGGGGCTGGTGGCATTCTTGATGACTCAAGGAGGCTGAGCCCATTCTCACTGGGGTGCTCAAACACCAGCTTTTACCTGTCTTCCTTACTGCTAGGCTTGAAAGGGAGtgtttggggagggggtggcacAGGCAAGGCCAAGGATgtagggtgaggtggggagggacccTCAAGGCCCCACCCCATCCAAAGGCCTCCAAGCTCCTTTCCCTAATGGATCTAATTACTGTTTGTGGAACTGGGAGGTGCCTGGTGACAAGGGGAGCGAGTCTCTCCCCTCAGGGAGTTCCCAGGAACCAAAGACCCCAGTGGTTTGACATTTTGCCAAGTATCCCATGCCTTCCTGTGTCCACTATACGCCCCTCTCACTGCCAAGATGTGTGCATTCCTATGCAAAGAAAATTAGGGGAAACTCCTACCTACTTCTCTGAGTTTCTTTCTCCATTCAGATGTTTTTCCCATCCCCACACCACTCAATACCACCATGGAGAGAGCATTAAGACCAACACTTTGATGATAACTGGCAAGGCAGGTGGGGATTACAAGGGACCCAGCATCTGCTTCTCTGCCCATAGAAGAATCAGGGAAGTAAGAGGCCCAGCCATCTTGTCTGGGCACTCTGCCCATTACTCTGTTCAGCATCATTAAGGGGGAGTTAGTGTCaggtggaggagagaggggtATAGAGATACCAGTGTTGGCATGACACCACCTGGAGCCTTGGTATTGAGTCCCTTGCTCCCTGATCTATTGTGTCACATTGgtatatgtgttagtcgctcagtcatgtcggacttttTGCAACctttagactgtagcctaccaggctcctctgtccatggaattctccaggcaaaaatactggactgggtagccagtcccttctccaggggatcttcccaacccagggatcaaacctggctctcctacactgtaggcagattttttaccatctgagccaccagggaagtcctggtgttGTCACATTGTTGGAGACCTAATTGTCCATACCCTCAGGGTGGAGGTCAGTGAGACTCAAGGTACAGAGGCCAGTCATACTGTAGAGAGAGCGTGtgccagtgtgtgtgtctgtataggAAGGGCAGGGAGAGGGCTGAAGATTGCTGGGGTCAACCAATACTGGCATGCCAGTCCAGCACACATATCGCCTAGTTTTTCTATGTGTACGCTGCCTGTGAGTGGGCGGTggacatatttgtgtgtgtgccacAGAACTTGTGCATGTATATGCATGAAGCCTGCATACATATGTCTGTGAGGGCAGGTCTTGTCGGACTCGCCTTGGGGGTGGACTGGCAGCATCAGGAAAGCATGCTGGGAGAGGCGATGGAGGGTGCGCATCCCTCCAAGGGATCCCTCCCACTTTCACACTTCCATTCCTTCCATTCCTCCTCCCCACTAGTGAATTATGGGGGATGGACCGAGGAAATCCGGGCCTGGGTCTGGGAGTCGCAGGGACCTGCGCCGTTTCTGTGGTAACCAAAGCACAcgttcccttcttccctccaccCTTCTCCCCCGCCTCTTTTCCTTTGGAGGCCGGCCGGGCTTCCCTGCGTCTCTGCTACCCTCCGGTGGCTACCAGGAGAAGGGCAGAACCAGGAGTGGGCCTGGAAAGATAGTGCGGGGATTGATGGCACTAGGGCcctggggagagagaaagggactgAGAGGAGAGGAAGCTCAGAAGGAAAGCCTGGAGATTCTAAGGACCCTAGGGAAGGTCTGCGGAGAGGTGAGGTGGAAAGCGAGTTGGctttgggtttcttctctctgaccCGCTTCCTTCCCCCACAGCCTGCGGCGAGAGGGCTACACGGTGCAGGTGAACGTGAACGATTATCTGGATATTTACTGCCCGCACTACAACAGCTCAGGGGTGGGCCccggggcggggccagggccCGGAGGCGGGGCAGAGCAGTACGTGCTGTATATGGTGAGCCGGGACGGCTACCGCACCTGCAACGCCAGCCAAGGCTCCAAGCGCTGGGAGTGCAACCGACCGCACGCCCCCCACAGCCCCATCAAGTTCTCGGAGAAGTTCCAGCGCTACAGCGCCTTCTCTCTGGGCTACGAGTTCCACGCCGGCCACGAGTACTACTACATCTGTAAGTGACGGCCTGGaggcgggccggggcggggcctaAGTGCTAGGGGGCGGGGTCCCAAGGGGCCGGGGGCCGGCCAACGCTGCAGGCGCTAGGTCTCTGTGGCTCCAAGTGATACCCCAGGATGAGGCGTGGGAGCTGGGGCCCTCAGGGTTCCAGCTCAGGGTCGTGAGGCTAAGAAAAGAGGTCTAGTGGCATTCCCAAAGGTCACAGAGTCACTGTTTCTGTGAGGGACATTTCGGAGGAGGGACCTCGGGTTCAGTTTATTGAGAGATAGGACCCCAGGAGCTTCTAGGGCTAACGGCAGAGCCACCACGACCGATGCGCAAAGGGTGGAGGAGGTCCTGAAGGACACTGCGCAAGAGGGGCAGTCTGGAGGGACTGAGGAGAGTTTCCGAGCGAGGAGGGCACGGGGTAGAATATCTGGAGAAAAAGCGACTCAGTCCCAGTCTCCTCCCCAGCCACGCCCACCCACAACCTGCACTGGAAGTGTCTGAGGATGAAGGTGTTCGTCTGCTGCGCCTCCAGTGAGTATAATCGGCTCCCAGCCGCGACCCCACCCTTGGCTCCCCTGCTTTGGGGCTCCCCTGGCttcctgggggtggaggtggagggcaCAGGCGAGGGGGACTCGCTCCCCAGCTGTAGCAGGGGGAGGGGATCCTGGCCCTgactctcccctcctctctccccacccgcACCCCACCCCGCAGCATCGCACTCCGGGGAGAAGCCGGTCCCCACTCTCCCCCAGTTCACCATGGGCCCCAATGTGAAGATCAACGTGCTGGGTGAGTCTGCGCAGCGCCCTCTGGTGGCCACTGCTGGAACCGCAGCCCCCTCCCCGGTGCCTGCTCCTCTTGCATGTCTTTCCCCCGGGGGCACCGATCCTCACCACCCCCGTGGTGGTTACGTCCCCCGctccactgctgctaccgctgccGCGTGTTCCCTCCCCAGCGCGCAGCCCGATTCTCACCAGTCTGTCTCTTCATCTATCCACAGAAGACTTTGAGGGAGAGAACCCCCAGGTGCCCAAGCTTGAGAAGAGCATCAGCGGTACCAGCCCCAAGCGGGAACATCTGCCCCTGGCGGTGGGCATCGCCTTCTTCCTGATGACACTCTTGGCCTCCTAGCTCTGCCCCTTCCCTTGGAGGGGAGAGTTGGGGCGGGGCTGGGACAGAGCAGGGAGCCTTTGGCCTCTCCAGGGAAGCCTAGCCGTGGGGCCTAGACCCCTCCTCCGACGGCTGGAAGTGGGGTCTGCACCATACATCTGTGCTCACCCCTTCTGTCCCCTCTCCACCAAGTAGGGCACTGTAGTGGACCAGGCACAGGGACAGCCACGGGTCCCAAGTGGCCTTGTGGCTCTGGTAATGTTTGGTACCAAACCCGGGAGCTGTAAAGGGCAGTGCTCAGGACTCCCTGCCCCCTGGTACCTTTCTGTGACCCCTGGTGCCCTCCCCCTTTGTCCCCCTCCGAGAGACAAATGTGCCCCAGAGAGAGCAAATTGAAGTGTGGGAGACACCCCCAGTCACTCTCTTCCAGGGCCAGAACACAGGGAGGGGACTAGATGGGTGAGGGGGTGGCACCACCGGCTGCCCCTCCCCTGTTTACAGCAATAAGCACGTCCTCCTCTCACTCCCACTCCCAGGATTGTGGTTTGGATTGAATCCAAGTTTACAAGCAGACACCACTGCGGGGGGCCGCCGACAGTGGACAAGGGTGACGAGGGGTGGGCATTGGGGTGCCAGGCAGGCATGTACAgactctatatatctatatataatgtACAGACGGACAGAGTCCCTCCCCTTCCTTAACCCCCTGACCTTCCTTGACTTCCCCCTCCAGCTTCAGACCCCTTCCCCACCAGGCTAGGCCCCCCTGGG
It includes:
- the EFNA3 gene encoding ephrin-A3 isoform X2, producing the protein MAAAPLLLLLLLVPVPLLPLLAQGPGGALGNRHAVYWNSSNQHLRREGYTVQVNVNDYLDIYCPHYNSSGVGPGAGPGPGGGAEQYVLYMVSRDGYRTCNASQGSKRWECNRPHAPHSPIKFSEKFQRYSAFSLGYEFHAGHEYYYISTPTHNLHWKCLRMKVFVCCASKDFEGENPQVPKLEKSISGTSPKREHLPLAVGIAFFLMTLLAS
- the EFNA3 gene encoding ephrin-A3 isoform X1, translated to MAAAPLLLLLLLVPVPLLPLLAQGPGGALGNRHAVYWNSSNQHLRREGYTVQVNVNDYLDIYCPHYNSSGVGPGAGPGPGGGAEQYVLYMVSRDGYRTCNASQGSKRWECNRPHAPHSPIKFSEKFQRYSAFSLGYEFHAGHEYYYISTPTHNLHWKCLRMKVFVCCASTSHSGEKPVPTLPQFTMGPNVKINVLEDFEGENPQVPKLEKSISGTSPKREHLPLAVGIAFFLMTLLAS